The Blastopirellula marina genomic sequence GCGTTGACCCCCTTCGGCGGAGGTTGCGGCTGTTTTATCGGGATGTTTTTTGGCATCTGGGGTATCGTGATGATGAACGATGATTCCGTCAAAGCCGCGTTTCGCCTGCCCTAGCTAAGCCCTTACCTATTTGAGAAAGCCCCGCGATGCCGATCAGCTTTCACTGCGAAACCTGTCGGCGGTCTATCTGCGTTCCCGACGGCTCGGAAGGCAAAAAGACGCGCTGTCCGAACTGCTATTCGATCGTCCAAATCCCCTTCAGTGGCAGCCCCAAGCTGTCGACAATGACAGAGGTGCCTAAGGAGTCCGAATTTGCTCCGCTGGTGGATGATGACCCGCTGGGCATTGTCGGCAAGACCGAGTCGCGCTGGGATCAACCAACCCAACAGCCTTCGATCAACCCCTTTGCCGACCAGCCTGACCTGCCAGCTTCTGCTCCAGCAACGGCCGTGCTGCCAAAGCAACCTGCCCCAAATAAGCATAAGTCCATACCCAGCCAAGCATCGACCGTTTCACTTTTGGCTACGATCTTGATGCTCCTCTCATTAATCATGCTGATACCTAGCCTGCTGAGCATCGGCGCTAATGTCATCGCGTTGGACGATATCGGCATGGGTAATCCCGAACAAGTGGGATCTCTCGCAGGCATGATTACGGTATTTGTTCTTCAAATCCTGACGATCATTGCCTTGAATGAGGCCCGAACGCTCAGGAATTACTCCACGGCACGCACTGGCATGGTTTTGGCTCTAATCCCTTGTTCCAACCCCGCAACTCTTTTGATTATCCCACTTGGGTTAGCGATTTGGGGAGTGTTACTCATCCATGCCCCCCAAGTTCGAGACGCCTTCGAAAGTGAGCGAGGATATACGCCTGACTGACACGCCCCCCTAGGTGTGCTAAAACAAGCGTTCCCTGTTGAAACAATCCCCAAGCTTTGCCTGTCTTAATTCTCTGAGGAGATTCGCCCCATGGCTACCAACGGTGATCTGAATCGTAAATTGCGAATGGCTTTGGTCGGTGGCGGTTCCGGCTCGTTCATCGGACGTGTCCATGCCACCGCAGCCGTCCTCGATAACCGCGCCACACTGGTCGCCGGAGCACTCAGCTCGAACCCCGAACGAGCCAAAGCTTCTGCTGCCGATTACGACATCCCGGAAGAGCGCGCCTACACCAGCTACCAAGAGATGCTGGATAAGGAAAACGCCCTACCAGAGGACAAGCGGATCGACTTCGTTTCGGTCGCCACCCCCAACCACATGCACTTCCCCGTGGCTAAGGCCGCTCTGGAAGCTGGCTTCAATGTCATGTGCGACAAGCCCATGACGCTGACCCTGGCCGAAGCCGAAGAACTGTACGAAGTCGTGCAGAAGTCAGGTGCCGTCTTCGCGGTCACGCACAACTACACCGGCTATCCGCTCATTCGCCAGGCTCGCGAGATGATCCTGCGTGGTGATCTGGGCGAGATCAACGCCATTCGCGTGCAGTACATCCAAGGCTGGCTGCGAGAAAAGCTGGAAGACACCGATCAAAAGCAAGCTGCCTGGCGTAGCGACCCAGCCAAGAGTGGTGCGGCCGGTGCCTACGGCGACATCGGTACCCACGCCTACAACCTCGGCCGCTACATGACCGGCCTGCTGCCCGATAAGGTCAGCACGAACCTGGCCACCTTCGTCAACGGCCGCACCCTGGACGACTACGGTACCACGGTGATTCGTTACGAAAACGGTGCCCTCTGCACGCTGACCGCCTCGCAGATCAGCCACGGCCGTGAGAACGACCTGGCGATCGAAATCGACGGCACCAAGGCCGCCATCCAGTGGCGTCAGGAAAACCCGAACGAAATGATCTTCCGCCAGAACGGCGAACCTCACAAGATCTACACTCGCAACCCCGGTGCCCCATTCATGACCCCGATGGGCGATGCCGCTTGCCGCATCCCCGGTGGTCATCCCGAAGGGTTCTTCGAAGCGTTCGCGAACATCTACCGCGCCGCATTCGATGCCATGGCCCTGCGTGCTCTGGGTAAGGACTTCGAGAAGAAGGACACCGTTTACCCGAACATCCACGACGGCGTCGAAGGGATGTACTTCATCCAACAGTGCGTTGCCAGCAGCCAGCAAGATGGTGCCTGGCTGCCGCTGAAGCACGAAGCGGCGCGGCGTTAATTCCGCAGGCAGAATCTAAAACACGAAGAGCGTCGCTGCTTAACTGAGCAGCGACGCTTTTTTTATTGCTTCGTCGGATTGGAGCCGTTATCACATGAGCCAGCAAGTTGAACTCGGCACTCATCGAACAACGAAGCAATGTCCCCAAAACCCAAGCGAAAACCACGCAAAACTGATACGAGCGATAGCTGGATTGATCGCGCGCCGCTGATCTCTATCATCCACTGGTTTCTTGTTTGTGGGATGGCCATCGCGATCATCACCATTGCCTCAGGGCTCTTGGAACGCCAACTCATTTCGAGTTCCGCATATTATGGTGCAACGTTCACCCTCCTGGGTATCGCCACGCTCCTTTATTTCTTTACCGGCCACCGCCGCCGCAAAAGAATTCCGGAAGACGAGCAGTATTACTGCGAAATCTGTCATCGCGTGATCAAATATCGTCAGCGTCAGCGCACGCTCGAGCGTTTTCCAGACAAGCACTTTCAAGAACTGTGCCAGCGATGTCGCGAGATCGTGTTCATGCAAGCTTCCTGGGAAGAGCAGCAGAAAGCCATCCATCGAGGTGTGCTCCCCTTATTTCTTCTCTTCTCCCTGGCATGCCTCGCCAATATTGCTTTCTCGCTATTTACCCCTTTGCCGGAACCTTCGCGACAAGGGCTGGTAGAAGCGGAACTCCAGGTCCTCCGTTTCGAACACGGAGATCGCATGCTCGTCGCCATCTATAACAAGCAAGAGGTCTCTCTCTACCTGCCTGGCGACGTCGATCTGCGTCAAAAAGCCAAAGAGAAAAACCTCCAACAAGGGGACTTCGTCACGGCACTGATCGATGACAAAGTGATCGTCGAACTCTCACAGAATGGACAACCGATCTTCACGTTCGCCGACGTTAAGCACGAGGAGTTTATTAGCTACATTGCCGGAATCGTCATGGCGGGGCTCTTCGCGACGGTGCCTATCGGCTGGTATCTTTATTGGGAACACCCTCGCGCAAACCAGGTCCTGCAGACCTATCGCGAAAAACTGGGCCATTACCCACAAGACGTGCGACAGCAGCTCGAAGCACGGACCCGATTCTGAACTCATTGATAGACCCTGAGCCACTCCCCCATGAAAATCGAACACTTCGCACTCCAGGTTGCCGACCCGATCGCTGTTGCTCGCTGGTATGTCGTTCACTTGGGGATGACCATTCAGCGGGGAAGCAACAAGCCGCCGTATGCCCACTTTCTGGCTGATGACGGGGGGCAGATGCTGATCGAGCTTTACTTCAACGATCAGTTCGATGTGCCAGATCAGTCCCTGGTACCGCCGGCTCATTTTCACTTGGCATTTGCCAGTGAAGACATCGAGCAGGATCGTACGCGGCTGATCGAAGCCGGGGCCAAGGAAGAAGGGCCTATCAACACTCAGCCCAACGGCGACCTGGTCTGCTTCCTCCGCGATCCCTGGGGCCTGACGCTGCAGTTGGTCTCGCGGGTAGAAAAGCTTTTGGCGTAACGCCTGTTTGTTTCGGCGTGCTATTTCGCTGATAATCGAGAGCATCTTCCCTCTTTCCCTTGAAGGTGCTCCCCATGCGAATGCTGCCCGCCCTGCTGACGATCCTGCTGCTACTCCCCTGCCCCCTTCTGGCCGATGGGCTTTCGTTTGAGCCGGAAGAGCTGAAAACGAAGCTTGGCGTGGGATACGCCGTCCGTTTGCTCGATATGAACGGGGACGACAAGCTCGACATCTGCATCGTCGACCAAGAGCGGATCGTCTGGCTGGAAAACCCCAGTTGGACCGAGCACGAAATCCTGGGCCCTGGCCAGACCAACGCTGACAACGTGGCCTTCGCGCCGGCTGATATCAACGGCGACGGCCAGCTCGACTTCGCCGTGGCGGCCGGCTGGGGTGGCGGCAAGACGCAGCGTGGCACCATCCAGTGGATCACCTCGGCAGACGCCAAGGGTGATCACTGGAACGTCTATCCCATCCGCAACGAGCACAGCACGCATCGCATCCGCTTTGCCAACGTCATCGGCGACGAGAAGCCTGAGCTGATCATTGGCCCTCTGTTCGGCCCTGGTACCACCGGCCCTCACTTCGCCGAAAGTGGCGTGCGGCTGATCGCACTAGAGATACCTAAGAATCCAACCACCGACGAGTGGCCGCTGCACATGATCGATAACTCTCTACACGTGATGCATAACTTCCTGCCGATCGATTTCACCGGCAACGGCAAGACCGATATCATCTCGGCCAGCTACGAGGGAGTCTTCTTGCACGAGCTTCAGGAAGACGGTACCTGGCAGAAGTCGCAGTTGGGTAGCGGAGACCAAGAATCGAGCCCCAGCCGGGGTGCCAGCGAAGTGAAAGTGGGGCGTTTGGCAAATGGAGATCGGTACATCGCCACCATCGAACCTTGGCACGGTAACCAAATTGTCGTGTACACCAAGCCGGAAGATCAGCCGCTACGGAGCCTGTGGACGCGGCACGTTCTGGACGATCAGCTAAAGTGGGGGCACGCCGTCTGGTGTGCCAACCTGGACGACGACGCCGATGAAGAGCTGGTCATCGGAGTTCGGGACGATCAAACCAACAGTACCCGCCGTGGGCTACGGATTTTCGACCCTCAGGATGCTAAGGGATCCCAATTCAAGCGGACGGTCATTGACCCTGGGGCGGTTGCCATCGAAGATTTAGCCGTCGGGGACCTGAACGGGGACGGTAAGGCGGATGTCGTTGCGGTTGGACGGCAAACGCACAACGTGAAGATCTATTGGAATAAAACTCAATAGCTGACGTCATAAATCTCAACTATTGCCTATTTACCGGGTGGTTCCTACTATTTTTATCGCAAAATTTCAATATCGCTGGGTGAATTACGAACGGACCGTTACACTGGATTTCACCTGCCAACGCGAAATCTAATCTCCCCACATCATGAAGAACGAAATAGGAACAGGCCCGATGAGTAAAGTTCGTTGGGGTGTGCTTAGCACCGCAAAGATCGGTACGGTCAAAGTCATCCCTGGGATGCAGAAAGGGCAATACTGCGAAGTGACCGGGATCGCCTCGCGCTCTTTGGAAAACGCTCAGGCAGCCGCCAGT encodes the following:
- a CDS encoding VOC family protein produces the protein MKIEHFALQVADPIAVARWYVVHLGMTIQRGSNKPPYAHFLADDGGQMLIELYFNDQFDVPDQSLVPPAHFHLAFASEDIEQDRTRLIEAGAKEEGPINTQPNGDLVCFLRDPWGLTLQLVSRVEKLLA
- a CDS encoding Gfo/Idh/MocA family protein, yielding MATNGDLNRKLRMALVGGGSGSFIGRVHATAAVLDNRATLVAGALSSNPERAKASAADYDIPEERAYTSYQEMLDKENALPEDKRIDFVSVATPNHMHFPVAKAALEAGFNVMCDKPMTLTLAEAEELYEVVQKSGAVFAVTHNYTGYPLIRQAREMILRGDLGEINAIRVQYIQGWLREKLEDTDQKQAAWRSDPAKSGAAGAYGDIGTHAYNLGRYMTGLLPDKVSTNLATFVNGRTLDDYGTTVIRYENGALCTLTASQISHGRENDLAIEIDGTKAAIQWRQENPNEMIFRQNGEPHKIYTRNPGAPFMTPMGDAACRIPGGHPEGFFEAFANIYRAAFDAMALRALGKDFEKKDTVYPNIHDGVEGMYFIQQCVASSQQDGAWLPLKHEAARR
- a CDS encoding FG-GAP repeat domain-containing protein, producing MRMLPALLTILLLLPCPLLADGLSFEPEELKTKLGVGYAVRLLDMNGDDKLDICIVDQERIVWLENPSWTEHEILGPGQTNADNVAFAPADINGDGQLDFAVAAGWGGGKTQRGTIQWITSADAKGDHWNVYPIRNEHSTHRIRFANVIGDEKPELIIGPLFGPGTTGPHFAESGVRLIALEIPKNPTTDEWPLHMIDNSLHVMHNFLPIDFTGNGKTDIISASYEGVFLHELQEDGTWQKSQLGSGDQESSPSRGASEVKVGRLANGDRYIATIEPWHGNQIVVYTKPEDQPLRSLWTRHVLDDQLKWGHAVWCANLDDDADEELVIGVRDDQTNSTRRGLRIFDPQDAKGSQFKRTVIDPGAVAIEDLAVGDLNGDGKADVVAVGRQTHNVKIYWNKTQ